The sequence below is a genomic window from Paucidesulfovibrio longus DSM 6739.
GGATGCCCTGGACAGCCGGGTTCGTATCGAGAGCGCCCTCGACGCGCTCATCGAAGAACAGGCGCTTTCCTGCGATTCCCACGGCGGGCGTTTCGTGGTCGCTCTGCCGGAGATCGTCCGCATGGAGCGGGAGCTGGCCGCGCTGTTCGGCCAGGCCGAAACACCCAACCCTCATTTTCAGTCCGTCAAGAAATTCGATGCTCTGATTCGGCGCTGCGCGGCGACGCTGAACGAGAAGCAGCTCGACGCAGTGCGCTCGGCCCTCCAACACAGCATCAGCCTGATCTCGGGTGGAGCCGGTTCGGGCAAGAGCTACACCATTTCAGTCATCAACACCATCTGCGAGGAGAGCGATCTGGAGGTCGTGCTCGCCGCGCCGACCGGCAAGGCAGCCAAGCGCCTGGAGGAAGTCAGCGGTCGCAGCGGCACCACCATTCACCGTCTGCTCGGCTATGACGGCAAGGGTTTCTCGCGCAGCAAGGAGAATCCCATCGATGCCGACGTCTTGGTGGTCGACGAGTTTTCGATGGTCGACGTGCCGCTGGCCTGGCACCTGTTCGAGGCGGTCGATTTGTCGCGGACCACGGTGCTGCTGGTCGGGGACCACAACCAGCTTCCGCCGGTGGGACCCGGAAACATACTGCGCGATCTGATCCAGACACGCGCCATCCCCACGGTCATCCTCGACAAGGTCGTGCGCCAGGCTGGCGTCCTCAAGGAGAACTGCACCGCCGTTCTTAAGGGCGAGGTGCGCAAGACCAGCGAGGCGTCGGTATCCGGATGCCGGGATTGGTATCTGGTGGATCAGTTCACCGACCCGATGGCGGCACGCTCGTTCCTGCTGGAGTTGTTTCAGGAGCGGCTCGATGCCCTGGGTTTCGACATCATCAAGGACGTGCAGGTGCTGACGCCGACCCACAAGGGGCCGCTCGGCACCAAAGAACTGAACGAGGAACTGCAGCGGCTCATCCAGCGCAAACTCTGGAACACCGAAGTACCGCCGGTCGCCATAGGCCGCCGCGCCCCGTTTCTCAAGCACGACAAGGTCATCCAGACCCGGAACAACTACGACCTGAACGTGATGAATGGTGCCATCGGCTATGTGGTCGATGTCCTCGCGAACGGCACCCTGGTCATCGACTTCGATGGCATGCCGGTGGAGCTGGAGAAAGGGTCGCCCGACCTTCAGGACCTGCAGCTCGCCTATGCGCTCACCATCCACAAAACCCAGGGTTCCGAGTTCCTCTGCGCCGTGGTGGTGGTCCACAAGGCACATTCCTTCATGCACCACCGCAATCTGCTCTACACAGGAGTGACCCGCGCCCGGCGCACCGCCATTGTCCTGGGCGACCATTGGGGCATCCAGAATTGCGCCAAGCGTTGCCAGGTGGATGACCGTCGGACCTTTCTGCCCCTGTTTCTGGACGCCGCCCAGCACGCGGAGGCCGATTTCGCCCGTGTCGCGGAGGTCGAATGAGTATGGGCGGAACGGATAACGTCAGGGAGTATTACCGGCTCGTCACCGAGATGGACATCGGTGACGTGGCCCGGGCACTCCTGCCGGGACGGATCACCCAAGAGACCGGCCAGCGCTTGATGTGCGACTGCCCCAACCATCAGAGCCAGTCGCGTCTGTCGCTGCACGTGATGCTCGACAAGCAGGGCTGGTACTGCTTCGGCTGCGGAGTCGGCGGTGATGTGCTGCAGCTCGTTGAGTTCATTCAGACGGGCTCGGTCACCGCCGGGCAATCCGGTCCGATGCCGGACAGCCACCGTCAGGCCCGGGACTATCTCGCCAAGAAGGCGGGCTTGCCGCCGCTGTCGCGCTATGGCCTCAGCCAGGAGCGTCTGGCCCAGACAGAGGCCGACCGCGCCTTCGAACTGCGGGTCAAGGACGCGCTGACCGCGCTGGCCAGGCTTTACCACGCCAGGCTCAAGGAGTCGCCGGAGGTCCTCGACTGGCTGAAATCCAAATACGCCCTGAGCGAGGAGACCATCGACGATCTCCTGATCGGCTACGCGGACAACGCGTCCGGCGCGGTCGCCCAACTGACCCGGGGCGAAGACGGCTTCTCCAAGC
It includes:
- the recD2 gene encoding SF1B family DNA helicase RecD2; this translates as MPKRNESNPARLRGRIERVYYAGPKFSAGRLLTPTGEEVQFAGNLFARENQPVVLLGSWSTHPKYGRQFKVDGMEHDLELDPEGLIHYLANHPEIKGIGPAKARLIVESFGDAFEETLLSDPERIALKARLPMDAARRLRDEWLKNRSVNAVMAWLSAFGLTHHQVTTLVERLGGNCLDILKEDPYILIREIRGFGFKKVDKIARKLGTPKDHTPRIRAGLNFCVREALDNGHCWIEYEDLVDQANLLLVMDALDSRVRIESALDALIEEQALSCDSHGGRFVVALPEIVRMERELAALFGQAETPNPHFQSVKKFDALIRRCAATLNEKQLDAVRSALQHSISLISGGAGSGKSYTISVINTICEESDLEVVLAAPTGKAAKRLEEVSGRSGTTIHRLLGYDGKGFSRSKENPIDADVLVVDEFSMVDVPLAWHLFEAVDLSRTTVLLVGDHNQLPPVGPGNILRDLIQTRAIPTVILDKVVRQAGVLKENCTAVLKGEVRKTSEASVSGCRDWYLVDQFTDPMAARSFLLELFQERLDALGFDIIKDVQVLTPTHKGPLGTKELNEELQRLIQRKLWNTEVPPVAIGRRAPFLKHDKVIQTRNNYDLNVMNGAIGYVVDVLANGTLVIDFDGMPVELEKGSPDLQDLQLAYALTIHKTQGSEFLCAVVVVHKAHSFMHHRNLLYTGVTRARRTAIVLGDHWGIQNCAKRCQVDDRRTFLPLFLDAAQHAEADFARVAEVE